tgattgggtcggaaggagtgaactgtatgcatcgtacgagccgtggtcaaaacatggcttgcaagattgacatcaaaaaagcttttgatactcttaaCTGGGACTTTCTGCTTAACGTTCTTCGTGTTGCTGGCTATGATCCAAAgttcattagttggattgagattctgcttcattcgtctaggatttctattctgtacaatggtcagcttaaaggctattttgcgtgttcaaggggtgttcgtcagggcgatcctctttctccgattctttttggaatcgccgaggatgttcttggtaggctctttgcaaattgtgttagcgcgggcacccttacaccgatgcaaatgagacagggaattaattttcccactcatcttttatatgcggatgatattctggttttctgtcatgccacggtcacgaacgctaataccattcagaaaattatggagtattatggtcaaatttctgatcaaattgtTAGCCAGGATAAgtcgcaaattttttttactagcaaagTTCCATCTCAGACCTGCAGGGCTATACGGAGCATATTGAGGTTTTCTCAAGGCAATTTTCCGATTTCTTACcttggggttcctatctttaAGGGTCGTGTGCGTGCTTCATATCTTCGACCGATACATGATCGTGTGATCAACAAGCTCGCGAGATGGAAGGGATTACAGTTGTCGATGGCTGGGAGGATGTGCCTGATCaggtcggttatccaaagctccctgacgcactccatgatggtttatagatggccgacagctcttattaaggagctcgatgcgtgctGCCGTAATTTTCTTTGGACTGGCAACATCAAGCAAACGCCGTCTTGTTCTGTGAGTTGGAAAAGggtctgctcgattaaggaggagggcggtctcggggtaaggtcgttcgagctcatgaataagagctatctcatgaaaatggcgtggaaggtggttggtgggcgtgagttcggatatgatttaattagagatagatatctcgatcgctttgggcgtagtaaatctctggtggctgcttctactatctggatgagcttacgtgaggaaattgatggtttggtggCGGATTCGTACTCGTATATTGGTGATGGCGCTTCTACTGCgttctggtatgacgactggcttgggtataatcttTTGAATAAATGCGGTATTCCACATTTCATGTTTCCGTTTCTTACTCAATCGGTGGCAGATTACTTCTATGATGGGgtctggcatttcacgcaagcctttgttaatgcttttcctgagatagtgtgtgatattttgctcactcctctgggcactgacggagatgtgcgtttctggaaaccctcgttgcacgggaatgtcactactgcgctggccttcaacaagcattgtcatcattttccgaaggtgtcttggggttcttggctttgggaatcCTTTGTTCCGATTCGACGTTCCTTGATatgttggcgtcttcttcataatagaatgccgacttatgatcgccttatccgctacggcatgatcacgcctaacgtttgtttgctttgcttaaaaggaagtgagtctcaggatcaccttttctggaattgtgagcgtgTGAAGAATATTTGGGTTACGTTCTTTGGGTGGTTCAATTTCAATCAAGGGTTGCAAGAGagtgatattcatagttttttggtggtagcttggcagtataaacttagtcccctcatcggtaatttctggaaagcgggtatcatcacggtcatctgggccatttggatgcagagaaacaattgtatctttgataatcaaaagttcgaagcacgtcgtgtcatccacactgtgaaagttgctttcaaagagattgataataactttgctaaattaggctacatgtggaattcttggtcggattatctgattctccgggcagtgggtgttaataccaggagtgctcctcctccggagtttgtggaggtacattggtggccaccggtggcgccgtggatcaaagtgaatactgatggttcagcgacgggaactccgggcactattgctgcaggtggggtgtttagagataactggaatgtggtgcgtggttgttttcacttcaaaggtggctcgggttttgcctttgaagcagagctactggcagttatctcggcgattcaaattgctcacaatcgtggatggcacagactttggattgaagccgattccacctacgtgatactcattcttaattctcgttctttgaatgtgccttggcgttttaaggcggcgtggaataggattttaaaaatgTTAGATGatttctcgctgcaggtttctcacatctttagagaaggaaacaaggcggccgatttaatggctaaccaacaacgttcggaagggtggtggccgcacgagattgaggagattagggctgcggttcgtcttgacatggcttcgcatagccatctgcgtcagAAACGGTAGTTAGGGCTGATGTGTGGCTGTTTGGTTCTAACCGcccgtttagtttttttttcgtggggtgagagccgggatagtttggggacgatggttaggtcggagttccggaaactttcccttccgctcttccctactttcgttttgtgtttagacgagtactctttttccttttcacggtttttccctctgggttttcagtgaaaaggttttaatgaggttcggcccttagtctgctccatctgtgctttcaagggtttttttttaggttttttctttcctttatttatataaaatcgtcatttaataatgatgcacggattcttcaaaaattagcatgtacggcgaatcggattcttttagggtgcgattctctcggattcttgTCGGATTCGCActcgattcgccacgtggcgtatcttttaaaataatttataaaaataaaccgaaTTCGCAAATTTCATTGGCggaattcacgtatctcgtgcacgaaaggcctacacaaggttattttgataattttattttcagttatgatttatatattggactaataatatttgaatcgttatattgttgctcaattaacttatataattgaaaatgcttaacttttgagtaaaataaaatgtaaattacatataattaatttaagaaaatttaaattgatatattttataagtattatatatcataaaattttaataattagatgtatcattgccgaatcgcaccctataatttttaaaaacccgtatccccgtactcgtatcgtatcgcccccgcatccgcacccccgtacctatgcaacataggtgCTAAATTTTACAATAAATGTGGTGAAAGTGATTTCTACCAACATTGATTTTACTATCCTTATTAgcaaatgggatcctctgtcccaaaatatagtgtgtaccacgtgtacgactcttcatttctttatatttttaaattattttttattcaattttaatttattatgcttttatataatataaagataattaacaagggtttaCTCATCCagttagggtttataattatttttttatatttatttgaattaataatagattatttgggttcattaattaaaagttagggtatataattttttaaattttaatttttcaatgataaatactaattagagtttataatataataataatttttatttttataaaacacaatttataaaacaaagaaattaagagtggtacacacaatattctgggacagaggatcccatctgtcCTTATTAGTGTATTCTAACCTAGTTTAAACGGATACTTGACGTTGGTGGGTTTAGTCACTGTGATGCCATGCTTTTCTACATGCTCGGCCTCTTACTCCTtccttttttccttctttttcttctcaagggtcgtatttttttatgaatgggGGTGTTTGAAATGTGATTCTAGAACTAAATGTTGGATCGGGTAAAGTATTAAAAACCAAGTGCCTTGTAAAACTGATACTCGTGCTATTTATAAACTGCATGACCTTGggtattttagttatttttatcCCGAGTACGGGAGGGTGTATCAGTCATTCCCCTTCTTTTTCTTCCTTCCGCCTAGGAGCAAGGTTGTCTTTTCTACTTTAAGGTATCTTCCACGTCAACCGACAAATTGTTagtgtaacagcccggctccagagttgacggttgtccccacagaccaacacgagtcttttctagcgtgttttgtcctcactcgcacgctccccgaaaaacttcccagggggtcacccatccaagaattgctccaagccaaggacgtttaaccttggagtttcttccacgtgggcaccagaaaagaagatgcatcttgttgataagagtagcacctatcaaatcatttttAAGCTCTCCacgaatatgcagtcccatacctgcatattctcggaatccctctcgttcgggtgtgttctggttcatccctgcgcccctccgcttggaagtcttaatcggagccgctctttgtccgtgcctcttttgcaccggcgatcacttcGCACTTCGTCCCCGAGCGTCACAGTTAGTTAGGAAAGTTACTTTTTCATCTGTATTCTATTGTTCTCCGAGGGACATCAGCTCTGCGGAAATCAATCCCGTCAGACTATATTGGGTTCTCTAGCTGCCCAGATTACTCCCTTGTAGACATTATTCCGCTTTGAGGTAGTGTTTCAGCTCTGCTCCGGATTAAAGGATTCATACTCTACTCTGACTTAAGGAGATTATGCTCTGCTCTACTTCGAGAAAATTACATTCTACCTTCTGGGAAGGTCGTTTACAGCCTACTCCCGGAGGTACTTTAGTATGCTCAGATCTGTTGGGATTCTTCATTTATGAATAGATAGGGTATTCGAGATGTTCTCGTGAGGGAGCTCTGAGTCCCGAATACCATCCTCATCAAAATGTttgaatgaaaaacataaagaaTAGTAAGTATGAGTATTAATAAAAGGAGAAAATGAGCAGTTGACTATAAGATATGGAAAAGGAAAACCGAGAGGCAATTAATAGTGATAAATAAATGAGGTTAATTTTGGAATCTAAAATTAAAACGACATACATGATGAAATTGATGAAAAACATTAGAACAACTTAAATTTAGAATAAGATGGACTACCAATTTTGAAAGATAAAACTTACAagacatatttattatttagaaCATATTTACTATTATGTACCATTTATTttactaaaattataaaaatcattaaaataattaagaaaataaaaaagagaagCCCTGCCATCACCTGCCAACAGCCAGCGATCACAGTCCACCAGTGGGCGGCAGCCGACGACCATCGCATGCCGCCATCAATTGACGATCATCGCGTCGTCGCCATTCACCATGCTTCCCATATCTACCACCACTAATgatccaccaccaccatcaccaatTTACAAATCCAAAAACACTACAATacttaaatagaaataaatgtTCAATCCTAACATACACGACTTGATGCTTGACGTTCAACCCCTGACGTCGAGCGTCAAGCAATAGTTCAAATTtaactattgctcgacattcAAGCGTCGAACATTTTGGTGTCGAGCACCGAGCAATAGGGATATATATTTTAGTTTGTGtgggtatttttatttttttgtatttgtttttcagAATGGTAAAAGCTACAATTAATCCTTTTTTATATGCTCATATTTACTACTTGACAATTTATTAATGCTAGAGTTAATAGAAGAGTTAAATAAGAATATGTTAGTAAATTAACTAAAAATGCATAACTCTTTAAAAAATCAGCATATATATTTGAGAAATTCGAAAACtaataataaatgtaattaCAACACAACGAGTATTAGTTTTGCCTTAGATTGACATTGCCTTATAAATAGATGGGAGGAGTTGATCCGGGTTCAGTGCAACAACAAGAGGTAAACATTGATAACGACTACAAGTAGCATCATAAAGTAATTATACAGAAAAATTGTTTGAAGTTGAGATTTGAAAAATCAAATGAAGTATGAAATACGAAATAAGCAACTAATTAAGCTTCGTCTGGCACGCCAACTGAATATTTTGGTATCCTTTccacaaagaaataaaataaaaataaataaataaaaccgaGTCATCGATCTAGTGCAATATTGAATTTGATAGTAAAATCTATAAATGGGACATGGATGAAACTAGTTTCCACAATCAGATAATCATGAAAGCTCCGAGCATTTTATCTCTCACTTTCATACTTCTTGCCATCATTTCGTGCTCCCGAGCATCATCTTGTGCTGATGATTTCCTTCAATGTTTGCGCAAAGAATTCCACAACTACTCTTCCATTTCCAACAACATCTACACCCCAATCAACTCTTCTTATTCATCTATCTTGCAATTAACCATCCAGAATCCGAGATTCGCCTCAGATCCTACTCCATCACCGCTTATCATCATCACCCCACAACACGAATCACAAATCCCACCTTTAATCCACTGCGCCAAAGAGAGTGGCCTGCAAATTAGAACTAGAAGTGGAGGCCATGACTTTGAAGGACTATCTTATCTATCCCAAGTTCCATTTGTGATCATTGATTTGATAAAATTCAATGAAATAAAAGTTGATGTGGAGCATAAAACTGCTTGGGTCGGAGTTGGTGCAACCATCGGTTCGTTGTATTACGCGATCGCGGAGAGAAGTCCGATTCTGGGGTTTCCAGCCGGAATTTGCCCAACAGTTGGTCTTGGTGGGTACTTCAGCGGCGGAGGCTATGGCACAATGATGAGAAAATATGGCCTGGCTGCGGATAACGTCATTGATGCAAGAATAATCGACGTTAATGGCAGACTTCTCGGCAGAGAATCAATGGGTGAAGATCTGTTCTGGGCCATCAGAGGCGGCGGAGGGGCAAGCTTTGGTGTGATTGTCGCATGGAAGGTACAATTGGTGGATGTTCCAAAAAGGGTCACTGTTTTCAGAGTGAGCAGGACGTTGGAACAGAATGCAACGCAAATCATTCACCGCTGGCAATACATAGCTCCTAAATTGAACAAAGATTTGTTCATTGCGATCCTCTTAACCAGGACAAACACAACACGATCCAGCAATAACATGACTATCAATGCTTCTTTTTTCTCCTTGTTTCTTGGTGGGGTCGATAGATTGCTGCCGTTGATGCAAGAAAGCTTCCCTGAGTTGGGGTTAGTGAGACAAGACTGCGCGGAAGTGAGCTGGATACAAGCAATGGTGTTCATAGCTGGTTTCCCCGTTGACTTTCCGCCACAAGTTTTGCTTAACAGAACCGACCCCAGCACAAGAAGACCCTTCAAAGGAAAATCCAATTATGTGCAACAACCCATTCCTGAATATGGGCTTGAAGGCTTCTGGAGACATttttttgaagaagaagctgaaTCTGCGCTTATTGCGATGACTCCTTATGGTGGAAGGATGGCGGAAATCTCTGAATCTGCAATTCCGTTTCCTCACAGGGCTGCTAACCTCTACAAGTTGTTGCATGTAGTGTTCTGGGGAGAAGATGAGAATCAAGATCCAGACAAGTATATAAAGTGGAGTAGGAGGGTTGACACTTACTTGACTCCCTATGTTTCGAGTAATCCGAGGGAAGCATACGTTAACTACAGAGATCTCGACCTCGGAGTCAACAACGTCCATGGAGACACAACTTACAAACAAGCCAGCATTTGGGGCAGGAGATATTTCAAGAACAATTTCCGTCGCCTTGTTCGAATTAAATCGGTGGTTGATCCCAAGAATTTCTTCAACAACGAACAGAGCATTCCGCCATTGCACTAAATGTCAGGCAAAGTAATATGATATGATTCACGCGTCAGCAAGTTTTTTTTTACTCAGTCACGAATAAACTTACATCTGCTTTCGTTAATCTGATTGCTTTCCTGCATTTGGTAGTTAAATAAATGCTTGTAATAATTATTTCGTCTCAATCTGGTGTGATAAAATGAGTTATTGTCGAGGTAATATTCTATGAGCCGGTCTCTACGGTGCGCTCCAACCTTCAGCATGCATACTAATTCCTTATATgggtgtgtttgttttttataaTCTGCGCATATAGTCAATgggtgtgtttgttttttatccCCTTAATcacatgggatcctctgtcccacattgtgtgtaccacgtgtaccactcttcatttctttattttataaattgttttttataaaaataaaaattattatattattataaactctaattagtatttatcattgaaaaattaaaatttaaaaaattatataccctaactttgaattaatgaacccaaataatctattattaattcaaataaatataaaaaaataattataaaccctaaatggatgagtgaacccttgttaattatctttataatatataaaagcataataaattaaaatgaaataaaaaataatttataaatataaagaaatgaagagtggtacacgtggtacacaatatattttgggacagaggatctcatttgcttaaatggagggataacaaaaatttatacctttaaatatttgctttcttatcccacattttacacaaacaccatttttccttctttattttcacctCAAGAAGAGATAacattatccctccattttggtgtgataatattatccctccttgaagtgaaaataagaaaagaaaaatggtatttgtgtaaaatgtggaataaaaaaacaaatatttaaagggataaatttttgttatccctccatttagagggataaaagcAAATACACACTGAGAGTCTGAGATTATGTGGTTTAAACGCAAGGTCGTCGGTTTGAAACCCACGTATGACATTTGATTTTTATGTGCTGTCAGCCTGTTTGCCCGATTCGCCTTgttcaatataaatattttttattgagtTAATTGGCTCAATTAGTCCTTCTTGTATAAGAAAAGGAAATATTGTcaacccaaataaaaatatggaaaaactagCATTTTTTGATGTAgatgtacaattatacccttaatgatattttacactgttacatactttttcacaaaagtgtgtaataacgtaaaagtgtgtaacagtgtaaaatacactattacagactttttcaaaaatcgtgTAATGATCGCAAAAattgtgtaatagtgtattttacactgttataCGCTTTTTCACAAAAGTCTGTAATAACATAAAAGTGTGTAAttgtgaaaaagtgtgtaatataataatgtattttacactgttacacactaaaaGGGCATTTTGGTCAAAAATGCTATTATTTCCATAGTTTTTTACTCAGCCCTTCTCGATCACATTCAAAAGTTTCATttgtatatattaaaagtgttatTTACAGCATTAAAAGTATAACTTTATGTTATTAGAAGTGACATTTTTAATGTATCATTTGCGAAGTATCATTTTTCGTTCATTCGAAAATATCATCTATATACATTTAAAGTGTAATTTTCTattactagtgtgtaacccgtcgaatttcgacgggtattatttgttattatagtttatataaaaaaagatgtagaaattatttcataatatatttataaattatgaagaTTTTTTGATgttatagtttataaataaaaagtccACCTCCTttacataatatatttataaatgatgaatattattcAGTAAATTAAGTGTTAACATGATATAGGTCTACGTTACAtatcaaactaaaatgaaaaatttaaattaaagagGACACCCGCTACCCGTCGTACCCGTCACCCACTATCCGTCGGATACCCGCTGAGGCTTGAGAGGTAGGGGCGCTGATGCTTCTCGGCGTCGACATCCTACAATCAACCACCCAACAAAAACAATAAACCACCCAAAAAATAAATCACCACGAAACTGCAAcaaattttagagaaaatttCAACTTTTGTACACTACTATTTACCACTCATACCCGcaacccgcggatacccgccacTTGTCGGGTATCCACCAACCCGCTATTCGTCGGATACCCGTTACCCGTCGAAGACCACCATATCCactatttgtttaaatatttattttatgtgaTGTTTTTATTAGTTTTCTCAATGTGAATTATTATCTATCTTCTTTTTGTCACACAATTCTTACATTATAATGcattattaatttttgaatcaaatatattaattttttatttagtagAAGTAATGTCCtaatagattttctaaaaaaagGTTGTAAGAGTTAATACAATTAAATAGATCAAATtgttaattgaaaaattaaatataataaatattatatttatattttttattttatcaaataaaataacattaattatgtGTACAACGTTCACTCTTATTGCTAGTAAAACTAAAAGAacctaataaaatgaaaaaataaattgtagtTGAAACATTAAATCATAAGTACAGGAACCTCTAAGCATGATTTACCTTTTACCAATCACCAAAAATGGTATTCCTCATCCTCACCCATTTACTCTAATGTCTCATGAAAGAGCCTGTCGAATAATATATAAGTTGACAGCAAGGCACAAATTCCTGAAACAACCTCATTTACGTTAGAAGATAAATAAAGTTTTTCCTACTTGCTCTACAACTGCTATATCTACCAAAAATCAACACACCTCTCAACGTCAGCCTAACCCTCACGAAGCAGGGTGGTTTTGCTCAGTCTCAGTGAGCCATAACCCGCCGACTGCCATCATTTCTGAGATGAGCAAAGGCCTAAAGCATATAGAGATGTTAGgttcgcaaaaaaaaaaaacttcaaactAAGGTCTTAATCTTAAAACTTACAGTCTATTTTTTTGAGGGGCTGTAAAACTTACAGTTCTAGAATGTAAACAGTTGATTCAAACATTCAAGGAATTAAAAAAAGGATAATGGGGATTCAATGCATGCTAATAGCAACTTAAGACCTGGaattaacatcatatatatTCCAAGCTTTTTCAGCAATTCTAATCATGAAACATGCAAAGAGCTATTCAAGAAGCTTGAAGACATTTTCGCACCAAACTTAAGGATGTACAGTTGTGAAGTAAAAGCAGAGGTAGTAGGTTGTACCATAAGAAGCCCCATCTCGTTCGATAATTCACTAATCCTCATCATTGGAGAAGTCGCATCGCTATCTTGATCATAAATCTAATATTTTTCATCTTAGGGGTCGTCCTGCATTTCATTGCCCCCAGCAAAACCAAAGAGAAAACGGCCAAAAAGATCTTGTAGATAGTCCTTTGAGATATTATCATTTTCAGTATCTAAATGAAGTATAGGACACCGGAGATTAGGTACAAAACAAAGAGTTTATGTGATTCACTATAGCAATTGTTGATAATTTGTAAGAAACCAATTCACACGAGAGATGTAGAAAACACAGGTTGCCACTATAAATAAAGATTCTCACCCATCACTCGCCAAATTCAATCGAGATTCAAGAAGAGCACTCACTTGCAATTGTAACAGAAAGGAAAGGCAAAAAGAATGAGAAATATTGGCGCTGCAATATGGAGAAATAAGCGAAGGCAAATTATAAACAGAATTATTTAACAACGCAGAAAACAGAAGCAATGAACAAAGAAGATAAAACGCAGCAATACCTTGCGTTGGCTGTAAAAACATAATGAAATCGGAAGGAGCCGCCACCAATTTCTGAATGATTCGTggaatttatagctaaaaatctAGGTTAATTAAaagtttccattgttaaaatcctttccaaaatttgttctttctaaaataataatcattctatatttaaaatagtcaAACATTAAATACTTACCATGGCTGTATAGGAAGAATCACGGCAGATAGCGGAGGGTTCCGGCGCGGCGAACCACGGTGGGGAAGGGAGGTGGCAGATCGATTTCTGGTGGTGGGGGCGGCGACTGGTCATGGTTTTTCAAATTTATTCGGAAGGAGGTGGCAGATCGCGGAATCGTGGGGAGGGTGGGAAATGGAGGGCagatggcggcggcggcggcggcggtgaaggCGGTGACCAGCCCGGCGATGGCGATGAGAGTTGCAGAGTTTTGGTGGTGGGGGCGATTGGTCATGGTTTTCCAGATTTATTCGAAAGGAGGTGGCAGATGGCGGAATTTCGGGGAGGGGAGAAATGGAGGGCagatggcggcggcggcggcgaaggcGCCGGTGGCGGTGAGAGTTGCAGATTTCTGGTGGTGAGAGCGATGAACAACGAATGGTTCCTGgtcatagttttcagatttgAGATCGAATGGAGGTAGAGAAATTAaggatattaaatataaaatgaaaataaagttacatgattttaaaaaaaatattacatgtgGAATTATTTTGCCACATAGGATAAGTGATATTAAGCTAGAAGCTCTAGAATTGTAAGGATtttgaatcttgaattcttagataTGCCACGTAGGAGAGTGAATTAAGGAAAGGCCAGGAATCactaatcgtattatatattgattaaaaGTCTTGTTGGTAATAtactatcatttatttttataaaaaagtatcatttgattttataaaaagggtaaatatcatgaaaacccctgaactatactcattttatcaaaaatatcctgaaactttcaaaatgttctctaaactctcaaactatcaggtttttatcaaatatatcctacatttatttttcggttaccaaaaacgtgatgtggctcgcc
The genomic region above belongs to Salvia miltiorrhiza cultivar Shanhuang (shh) chromosome 5, IMPLAD_Smil_shh, whole genome shotgun sequence and contains:
- the LOC131026377 gene encoding tetrahydroberberine oxidase-like; amino-acid sequence: MDETSFHNQIIMKAPSILSLTFILLAIISCSRASSCADDFLQCLRKEFHNYSSISNNIYTPINSSYSSILQLTIQNPRFASDPTPSPLIIITPQHESQIPPLIHCAKESGLQIRTRSGGHDFEGLSYLSQVPFVIIDLIKFNEIKVDVEHKTAWVGVGATIGSLYYAIAERSPILGFPAGICPTVGLGGYFSGGGYGTMMRKYGLAADNVIDARIIDVNGRLLGRESMGEDLFWAIRGGGGASFGVIVAWKVQLVDVPKRVTVFRVSRTLEQNATQIIHRWQYIAPKLNKDLFIAILLTRTNTTRSSNNMTINASFFSLFLGGVDRLLPLMQESFPELGLVRQDCAEVSWIQAMVFIAGFPVDFPPQVLLNRTDPSTRRPFKGKSNYVQQPIPEYGLEGFWRHFFEEEAESALIAMTPYGGRMAEISESAIPFPHRAANLYKLLHVVFWGEDENQDPDKYIKWSRRVDTYLTPYVSSNPREAYVNYRDLDLGVNNVHGDTTYKQASIWGRRYFKNNFRRLVRIKSVVDPKNFFNNEQSIPPLH
- the LOC131026400 gene encoding uncharacterized protein LOC131026400 produces the protein MTSRRPHHQKSICHLPSPPWFAAPEPSAICRDSSYTAMIFSYKFHESFRNWWRLLPISLCFYSQRKRQYFSFFLPFLSVTIANTENDNISKDYLQDLFGRFLFGFAGGNEMQDDP